One stretch of Synergistes jonesii DNA includes these proteins:
- the hemC gene encoding hydroxymethylbilane synthase: MSKRTIRFGSRKSELAAIQARIVMDAVARAHPELAVELVAMETSGDRNMKPFSEASDKFGIKGLFTQEIEEALRSGAIDVAVHSLKDMPVNAASALPIVACPKRGDPRDALVLPAGRALLEQGGAVGCSSARRRLQLAALLPGVSAAPVRGNVNTRLRKLDGGDFSALVLAAAGLRRLGLGKRISRFFEPCEMVPAPGQGIIACQGRAGGDYYYLDALRDRDTELCGEVERAFSAELGGGCTAPVGAFAEISGKEIKIIGFCCGEGGARRASISGRACEGVKLAVALARKLSGREGA; encoded by the coding sequence ATGAGTAAGAGGACGATACGTTTCGGAAGCAGAAAAAGCGAGCTCGCCGCGATACAGGCGAGAATCGTGATGGACGCGGTAGCGCGCGCACATCCGGAGTTAGCGGTGGAGCTCGTGGCGATGGAGACGTCTGGCGACAGGAACATGAAGCCCTTCTCCGAAGCCTCCGACAAATTCGGGATAAAGGGGCTCTTCACGCAGGAGATCGAAGAGGCGCTGCGCTCCGGCGCGATAGACGTCGCGGTGCACAGCCTCAAGGATATGCCGGTGAACGCCGCCTCGGCCCTGCCGATCGTCGCCTGCCCGAAGCGCGGGGATCCGCGCGACGCCCTCGTCCTGCCGGCCGGCCGCGCGCTGCTCGAGCAAGGGGGCGCCGTAGGCTGTTCGTCGGCGCGCCGGCGCCTACAGCTTGCCGCGCTCCTGCCGGGAGTTTCGGCCGCGCCGGTGCGCGGCAACGTCAACACGAGACTGCGCAAGCTCGACGGCGGAGATTTTTCCGCTCTCGTGCTCGCCGCCGCGGGTCTCAGGCGCCTCGGCCTCGGGAAGCGGATATCCAGATTCTTCGAGCCCTGCGAGATGGTTCCGGCCCCCGGGCAGGGGATAATCGCCTGCCAGGGGCGCGCCGGCGGAGATTATTATTATCTTGACGCGCTGCGCGACAGAGACACCGAGCTCTGCGGCGAGGTCGAGAGGGCTTTCTCCGCCGAGCTCGGCGGAGGCTGCACCGCCCCCGTCGGCGCCTTCGCGGAAATCAGCGGCAAGGAAATAAAAATAATCGGCTTCTGCTGCGGCGAAGGCGGCGCCCGCCGCGCTTCGATAAGCGGCAGGGCCTGCGAAGGAGTGAAGCTCGCCGTAGCTCTCGCGCGGAAGCTTTCAGGGAGGGAAGGGGCATGA